A region of Moorena producens PAL-8-15-08-1 DNA encodes the following proteins:
- the hetZ gene encoding heterocyst differentiation protein HetZ, translating to MREVCLGVEGLFELLYKELRQSTRASKQNCQDVARRIADEVNRICNESNRIQNSGDVDSWAQNLANHRLKQVCHYYKLGSLQGRVELQSTLSAIIYRYITPHQTPTSYQARLNMIEDFLQGFYAEALNAFRRETSLKETYRPRSLLELSEYMAFTERYGKRRIPLPGRRSQQLVILRAQTFSQQQPPETSVDMDTAAEGAAQESDATWNDAAIQQVREAMVLSDSEPLDSSLRETVIKELFAYLEERQQHDCANYFTLRLKDLPTREIEEILGINPRQRDYLQQRFKYHLIRFALSHRWELVHQWLGADLDRNLGLTPKEWQRFQAKLSSQQSELLKLKQQGYSNEQISKTLGCTLNQAQKRWFKLLEIAWDIRNSSVSGSGRSKDE from the coding sequence ATGAGGGAAGTCTGCCTGGGCGTGGAAGGACTATTTGAACTGCTGTATAAAGAACTCCGGCAGTCCACTCGTGCTTCTAAGCAAAACTGCCAGGACGTAGCAAGACGTATCGCTGATGAAGTTAATCGTATTTGCAATGAAAGTAATCGGATTCAAAACTCTGGGGATGTGGACAGCTGGGCTCAAAACCTAGCTAACCATCGTCTCAAGCAAGTTTGTCATTACTACAAACTGGGGTCGCTCCAAGGAAGGGTAGAACTACAGAGTACTCTTAGTGCGATTATCTACCGCTACATTACACCCCATCAAACGCCGACCAGTTACCAGGCGCGGCTGAATATGATTGAAGATTTCTTACAGGGATTCTATGCCGAAGCCTTAAATGCCTTTCGGCGGGAAACCTCCCTGAAGGAAACCTATCGTCCCCGCAGTCTTCTGGAACTATCAGAATATATGGCGTTTACAGAGCGCTATGGTAAACGACGTATTCCTTTACCCGGTCGCCGTTCCCAACAGTTGGTCATTCTACGTGCTCAAACCTTTTCCCAACAGCAACCTCCAGAAACCTCTGTGGATATGGATACAGCAGCGGAAGGAGCAGCACAGGAGTCAGATGCGACTTGGAATGATGCGGCGATTCAGCAGGTGCGGGAGGCAATGGTGTTATCGGATTCTGAACCCCTAGACTCCAGCCTGCGGGAAACTGTAATCAAAGAATTATTTGCCTATCTCGAAGAACGCCAGCAACATGATTGTGCAAATTACTTTACTCTGCGGCTCAAAGACCTGCCAACCAGGGAAATTGAGGAGATTTTAGGCATCAATCCCAGACAGCGGGACTATTTACAACAACGGTTTAAGTATCATCTGATTCGGTTTGCTCTGTCTCACCGCTGGGAATTGGTACATCAGTGGCTGGGAGCAGATTTGGATCGAAATCTGGGGCTAACACCAAAAGAATGGCAACGATTTCAAGCAAAACTGAGCTCCCAACAGTCAGAATTACTTAAACTCAAACAACAAGGTTACTCCAATGAACAAATTTCTAAGACCTTGGGTTGTACACTAAACCAGGCACAGAAGCGATGGTTTAAGTTGCTCGAAATTGCCTGGGATATTCGTAATAGTTCAGTATCCGGATCCGGTAGATCTAAAGATGAATAG
- a CDS encoding pentapeptide repeat-containing protein: MQVNRLVGCRLTGCRLTGCRLTGCRLTGCRLTGCRLTA; the protein is encoded by the coding sequence TTGCAGGTTAACAGGTTAGTAGGTTGCAGGTTAACAGGTTGCAGGTTAACAGGTTGCAGGTTAACAGGTTGCAGGTTAACAGGTTGCAGGTTAACAGGTTGCAGGTTAACGGCTTAA
- a CDS encoding transglutaminase TgpA family protein: MLSQFWQRLEAKPFPPTEESISLRVLVQALVVVGIVAVDVAASTFWSLWAVPLSIVGATWSWYRRRQRNIALKFLLALGMLLALGAFLGNVFSQLNDTRLALAQLLVQLQILHSFDLPRRKDLGYSMVIGLILLGVAGTVSQTLAFAPLLLVFLAIALPVLVLDYQSRLGISTVKKSNKLYGFTPNSSPIPLKRLILFIGVIMALGLTIFALMPRFPGYQIQMYPVSAPGEMANRRFDSQNRLIVNPGYVSEGKQQGENGSGGSQNAKGEGELDETFYYGFNSKINQNLRGELKPKVVMRVRSQAPGFWRVLAFDHYTGQGWEISRDNQVQKITRPSWSYRFQLLPALITGQRKKVIQTYTAVSELPNLIPALAYPSELFFPSREIAIGPEGSLRSPLGLVEGLTYTVISEVPFRDRTTLQQAGDNYPKSIQNYYLDIPPQIAVRVRQRTEELLATSEKPLTSSYEKALYLAQAVKQRYRLPQDPSQFPFLEENQDLVEAFLFKYQGGYPDHFSTTLTMMLRSIGIPARLVAGFGTGEFNPFTGFYIVRNTDAYAMTEVYFPKYGWFAFDPIPGHELLPPSVEQYQTFSVLRQFWQWVAGWLPSPITGLLSNLWHFTIGTIIRVFVGLWKMVSSGWLGMLSGLILAIAFGFLSWLGWHQWKNWRYRFWLATLPPMEQIYQQMIKILATKGYVKHPTQTPLEYASRIGQDQPQGSAEVIEQISHAYIRWRYGDHRPNIKQLRQRLKQLSKNRFNF; encoded by the coding sequence ATGTTAAGTCAGTTTTGGCAGCGTCTTGAGGCGAAGCCATTTCCTCCTACAGAGGAGTCGATTTCGTTAAGGGTGTTGGTGCAGGCACTGGTAGTAGTAGGAATTGTGGCTGTTGATGTCGCCGCATCTACCTTCTGGAGTCTTTGGGCAGTACCCTTAAGTATTGTGGGAGCAACCTGGAGTTGGTATCGTCGTCGCCAACGTAACATTGCTCTGAAATTCTTGCTGGCATTGGGGATGTTGCTGGCATTGGGAGCCTTTTTGGGCAATGTGTTCAGTCAGCTCAATGATACCCGCTTGGCTCTAGCTCAGTTGTTAGTTCAGCTGCAAATTCTCCATAGCTTTGACTTGCCCCGCCGCAAGGATTTGGGCTATTCGATGGTAATTGGGCTAATCCTGTTGGGGGTCGCTGGTACTGTGAGTCAGACTCTGGCGTTTGCCCCTCTGTTGTTAGTATTTTTAGCGATCGCATTACCGGTTCTTGTCCTGGATTACCAGTCACGCTTGGGTATATCTACGGTAAAAAAAAGTAATAAATTATACGGTTTTACTCCCAACTCCTCACCCATACCCCTAAAGCGTCTCATTTTATTTATCGGGGTAATTATGGCGCTAGGGTTAACCATTTTTGCTCTGATGCCTCGTTTCCCTGGCTATCAAATCCAGATGTATCCCGTCAGTGCTCCTGGGGAAATGGCAAACCGGAGATTTGATTCACAAAATAGGTTAATTGTTAACCCTGGCTATGTAAGTGAAGGGAAACAGCAAGGGGAAAATGGTAGCGGTGGCTCTCAAAACGCTAAGGGTGAGGGTGAGTTGGATGAGACATTTTACTATGGCTTTAATAGCAAGATTAACCAGAATCTGCGGGGAGAACTCAAACCTAAGGTAGTGATGCGAGTGCGTTCTCAAGCACCGGGATTTTGGCGAGTGCTAGCGTTTGACCACTACACGGGTCAGGGTTGGGAAATTTCTCGGGATAATCAGGTTCAGAAAATAACTCGACCAAGCTGGTCCTATCGCTTCCAACTCTTACCTGCATTGATCACAGGTCAAAGGAAAAAGGTAATTCAAACCTATACAGCTGTATCAGAACTGCCCAATCTGATTCCCGCTTTGGCGTATCCTAGCGAATTATTCTTTCCGTCGCGGGAAATAGCTATTGGACCAGAAGGCAGTTTGCGATCGCCTTTAGGTTTAGTAGAAGGACTGACCTATACCGTAATATCAGAAGTTCCATTTCGCGATCGCACTACGTTGCAGCAAGCTGGGGATAACTACCCCAAGTCGATTCAAAACTACTATTTGGATATTCCCCCCCAAATTGCAGTGAGGGTCAGGCAACGTACTGAAGAACTTTTAGCCACTTCAGAGAAACCTCTTACTTCTTCCTATGAAAAAGCCTTGTATCTAGCCCAGGCGGTTAAGCAGCGTTATCGCCTCCCCCAAGACCCCTCACAATTCCCTTTTCTAGAAGAAAATCAAGATTTGGTGGAAGCCTTTCTCTTCAAGTATCAAGGTGGTTATCCCGATCACTTCTCCACCACCCTCACGATGATGCTCCGTTCCATAGGCATCCCAGCCCGATTAGTGGCTGGATTTGGTACTGGTGAATTTAACCCCTTTACTGGGTTTTACATCGTCCGGAATACTGATGCCTATGCCATGACTGAGGTTTATTTCCCTAAATACGGTTGGTTTGCCTTTGACCCCATCCCAGGTCATGAATTGCTGCCCCCCTCCGTCGAGCAATATCAAACTTTTAGTGTCTTGCGCCAGTTTTGGCAGTGGGTAGCAGGTTGGCTCCCCTCACCAATCACTGGTTTACTGAGCAACCTATGGCATTTCACTATTGGTACCATTATCCGAGTATTTGTTGGATTGTGGAAGATGGTATCTAGTGGTTGGTTAGGTATGTTGAGCGGCTTGATATTAGCGATCGCATTTGGTTTTCTGAGCTGGCTAGGTTGGCATCAGTGGAAAAACTGGCGCTATCGTTTCTGGTTGGCAACATTGCCACCAATGGAACAGATTTACCAGCAAATGATCAAGATTTTAGCAACCAAAGGGTATGTCAAACATCCGACTCAAACTCCCCTAGAGTACGCTAGCCGTATCGGTCAAGACCAGCCTCAAGGATCCGCTGAGGTCATTGAGCAGATTTCCCATGCTTATATCCGTTGGCGTTATGGAGATCACAGACCTAATATTAAACAACTGCGGCAGCGACTGAAGCAGTTGAGCAAAAATAGGTTTAATTTTTAA
- a CDS encoding AEC family transporter, giving the protein MTVLLPAVFSVGLIILIGFIAGRTLSLDKQTLSQLSLYILVPALIADSLYRTTLSTESTTGLVAGLIITAVLLYLLSWGLGKLLKLPAVVQKSFMVAAIFPNAGNLGLPLNSFAFGTPGLERAIVYMITAALLMFAISPALLKGGSISSGVRLTLKLPLLWAMLAGLTWRLLGLKLPLGLDKGIHQLGMAAIPIDLIVLGIQLSRTRLVIGRYEVLATTLRLLVAPLIAHTVGQALGLEGLNLQVLVLQSAMPVAISTVVLVTEFGGDAPLVARTVVLSTLVSFLSLPLVLWATT; this is encoded by the coding sequence ATGACTGTTCTTCTACCTGCTGTCTTTTCGGTCGGTTTAATTATCCTGATTGGATTTATTGCTGGTCGCACTTTGTCTCTGGACAAGCAAACTCTTTCTCAGCTATCTCTTTATATTCTCGTACCAGCGTTGATAGCAGACAGCTTGTATCGGACAACACTGTCTACCGAAAGCACCACTGGTTTAGTTGCTGGCTTGATCATCACCGCTGTGTTGCTTTACCTACTGAGTTGGGGGTTAGGCAAACTATTGAAATTACCAGCAGTTGTCCAAAAAAGCTTTATGGTTGCTGCTATTTTTCCCAATGCTGGAAACCTCGGGCTTCCTCTCAATTCCTTTGCTTTTGGTACACCGGGTTTAGAACGCGCCATAGTATACATGATCACAGCTGCCTTGTTGATGTTTGCTATAAGTCCCGCCTTGCTTAAAGGAGGTAGTATTAGTTCTGGAGTGCGCTTAACCCTAAAACTACCGCTACTCTGGGCAATGTTGGCAGGATTAACCTGGCGTTTATTGGGCTTAAAACTGCCTTTAGGGCTAGATAAGGGTATTCACCAGTTGGGTATGGCAGCAATCCCTATCGATTTAATTGTGTTGGGGATACAATTGTCGCGCACCCGTTTGGTGATAGGACGGTATGAGGTACTTGCGACTACCTTGCGTTTGTTGGTAGCTCCCCTCATTGCCCATACCGTTGGTCAAGCATTGGGACTGGAGGGATTAAATTTACAGGTGTTGGTGTTACAAAGTGCCATGCCTGTAGCCATTAGTACAGTAGTTTTGGTCACTGAGTTTGGGGGAGATGCTCCCTTAGTAGCACGGACAGTGGTTTTATCTACCTTAGTCAGTTTCCTTTCTCTTCCCCTAGTTTTGTGGGCGACTACTTAG
- a CDS encoding MvdC/MvdD family ATP grasp protein, translating to MNILILGNPEDTHAAHINHALTKAGGKTNYLDTSLFPTKLRLSWQPHTKDGILTLSDGYQLRLRDIRSIFWRNFSGVQIPPIKNPLQHRVAFNDAMSTLRTLMQGTSIHWVNSWQAYQLHKEKPLQLSKAEQMGVTIPHTLISNDPDAIIKFTKSCKQVIFKPVYGGAHVKFLTEQHLQPERLNLALRLSPITIQEYIPGTNIRTYVIGNSMYSAEIRSKSLDFREDIDAQLIPVRLPKTVQEQCKAITRAFWLQWTAIDWRLKPNGEYVFLEANPSPMFLHFEQQTGFPITQELVNLLMSDIN from the coding sequence ATGAATATTTTAATTTTGGGCAATCCTGAAGATACTCACGCTGCACATATCAACCATGCTCTGACTAAGGCTGGAGGCAAGACAAACTATCTTGACACTTCTCTGTTTCCTACTAAATTACGACTATCTTGGCAGCCACACACTAAAGATGGAATTCTCACCCTATCCGATGGATATCAATTACGTCTGAGAGATATTCGTAGCATCTTTTGGCGTAATTTTTCCGGAGTTCAAATTCCCCCAATCAAAAATCCATTACAGCATAGAGTGGCTTTTAATGATGCTATGAGTACCCTAAGAACGTTGATGCAAGGAACCTCAATTCACTGGGTAAACTCATGGCAAGCTTATCAATTGCATAAGGAAAAACCTCTACAATTGAGCAAAGCTGAACAAATGGGTGTAACTATTCCCCATACTCTCATTAGTAATGATCCAGATGCTATCATTAAGTTTACGAAGTCTTGTAAGCAAGTAATTTTTAAGCCAGTCTATGGTGGTGCTCATGTCAAGTTTTTAACAGAACAACATCTACAACCTGAACGACTAAACTTAGCCCTGCGGCTTTCTCCTATAACTATACAGGAGTATATCCCTGGTACAAATATTCGCACCTATGTAATTGGGAACTCGATGTACTCGGCAGAAATTCGCTCCAAGTCTCTTGACTTTCGAGAAGATATCGATGCTCAATTGATTCCGGTCAGGCTGCCAAAGACCGTCCAAGAGCAGTGTAAAGCTATCACTAGAGCGTTTTGGCTCCAGTGGACGGCCATTGACTGGCGTTTAAAGCCAAATGGTGAATACGTGTTTCTTGAAGCTAACCCCAGTCCGATGTTTTTACACTTTGAGCAACAAACTGGTTTCCCTATCACCCAAGAATTAGTTAATCTTCTGATGAGTGATATCAATTGA
- a CDS encoding surface-adhesin E family protein encodes MGKFLLILSAIACLCQTAIAQTQSRRWIRVMSNAQTGNIHYFDVDSLVSTTDEMGNPIHSFDSRIVFGNPLEPGVYSAIITVQVNCPERSIRTSRFEQYDSQGSIISREESENDWYTIPMPDTPTVHVMNGFHTLACKSKTNVVNR; translated from the coding sequence ATGGGTAAATTTCTGTTAATCTTATCTGCGATCGCTTGCCTGTGTCAGACTGCTATAGCTCAGACACAATCAAGGCGTTGGATCAGAGTCATGTCAAATGCTCAGACAGGAAATATCCACTACTTCGATGTGGATTCTTTGGTCAGCACCACTGATGAAATGGGCAATCCCATCCACTCCTTTGATAGTAGGATAGTATTTGGTAATCCTCTCGAACCAGGAGTGTATTCTGCCATTATCACGGTTCAAGTTAATTGCCCTGAGCGTTCCATACGTACATCGCGTTTTGAACAATACGATTCCCAGGGTAGTATAATCAGCCGAGAAGAATCGGAGAATGATTGGTACACAATACCCATGCCCGATACTCCAACGGTTCATGTCATGAATGGTTTTCACACCTTAGCTTGTAAGTCTAAGACTAATGTTGTTAACCGTTGA
- a CDS encoding SGNH/GDSL hydrolase family protein — translation MKNAITAFGFSLFTLILPSEARAYDLDFSNLYVFGDSLSDPGNVFNLSKARNRVNPIIPIIPQSPPYFEGRFSNGPIWVDYLADALDIEVKPSTDLSVLLPNVPILSPITITPDGPRASFFFNGATTNQSVNFAFGGAETGFGGIGEFGGLPGLLTQVAGFTNDLIVSDQMADPNALYILWAGSNDYRTFDPPNPTQVVGNIETALNSLYNFGARNFLVLNLADLGKMPPRLRPGNVLSTRLTDLTEQHNSVLDSTLNVLSQSLPDINLISFDKYDLFNQMLANPGNFGFTNVTEKCLNVKLIACANPDEFLFWDSFHLTTAANQILGESTIAALKSLDKAEPKIAALKSLDKAEPKIAALKSLDKAEPKIAALKSLDKVESKSVPEPVSSASLGVIGLAWLFRKQLNKSC, via the coding sequence ATGAAAAACGCAATTACGGCCTTCGGATTTTCTCTATTCACTTTAATTTTGCCCTCTGAAGCTAGGGCATATGATTTAGATTTCAGTAATCTTTATGTGTTTGGTGATAGCCTATCGGATCCTGGCAATGTCTTCAATCTCAGTAAGGCACGCAATCGGGTAAATCCCATCATTCCCATCATCCCCCAGAGTCCACCCTACTTTGAGGGACGTTTTAGCAATGGTCCGATCTGGGTAGATTATCTAGCAGATGCTTTGGACATAGAGGTGAAGCCATCTACTGACTTGTCGGTGCTGTTACCGAATGTCCCGATACTTTCTCCAATCACTATCACTCCCGATGGCCCGAGGGCGAGTTTTTTCTTCAATGGTGCCACGACTAATCAAAGCGTCAACTTTGCTTTTGGTGGTGCTGAAACCGGATTCGGTGGTATTGGTGAGTTCGGAGGCTTACCGGGATTACTCACCCAAGTCGCAGGGTTTACCAATGACCTGATTGTATCTGATCAGATGGCTGACCCCAACGCCCTCTATATTCTGTGGGCGGGTAGCAATGATTACCGGACTTTTGACCCTCCTAATCCGACTCAGGTCGTAGGCAATATAGAGACAGCACTGAACTCCCTGTATAACTTTGGTGCTCGCAATTTCCTAGTGCTTAACTTAGCGGATTTGGGAAAGATGCCTCCAAGACTCAGGCCAGGTAATGTATTATCGACTCGCCTCACGGATTTGACCGAGCAGCATAACTCTGTGTTGGACTCCACCCTTAACGTTTTGAGCCAATCATTACCTGACATTAACCTGATATCGTTTGATAAGTATGACCTATTTAATCAGATGTTGGCCAATCCTGGAAACTTTGGTTTCACGAATGTGACGGAAAAATGCTTAAATGTAAAGTTAATTGCCTGTGCTAATCCAGACGAGTTTTTATTCTGGGATAGCTTCCACCTAACCACAGCTGCCAATCAGATCCTAGGGGAATCCACAATAGCCGCACTGAAGTCCCTAGACAAGGCTGAGCCCAAAATAGCCGCACTGAAGTCCCTAGACAAGGCTGAGCCCAAAATAGCCGCATTGAAGTCCCTAGACAAGGCTGAGCCCAAAATAGCCGCATTGAAGTCCCTAGACAAGGTTGAGTCTAAGTCTGTACCAGAACCAGTGTCTTCTGCCTCCTTAGGAGTGATAGGGCTGGCCTGGTTGTTTCGGAAACAGTTAAATAAATCCTGCTAG
- a CDS encoding SGNH/GDSL hydrolase family protein produces the protein MKNTITALGFSLFTLILSCEARAYDLDFTNLYVFGDSLSDSGNTFNITKAGNQVNPTIPIIPQSPPYFQGRFSNGPIWVDYLADALEIEVKRSTDLSLVLPDSPTLSPITITPDSPRVSFFFNGGTTHQSVNFAVGGAQTGVSGLGEFEALSPGLLTQVAGFTNDLIRSDQMADPNALYILWLGGNDYQSMDIPNPTQVVGNIETALNSLYNFGARNFLVLNLPDLGKIPQSLRLDSVLSSSLTDLTEQHNSVLDSTLNILRQSLPDINLISVDQYDLFNQILTNPGNFGFTNVTEECLDGTTFIACANPDEFLFWDSTHPTTAGHQILAKFTLAALKSQDKAETKAESKSVPEPASSASLGVIGLAWLFRKQFNKSC, from the coding sequence ATGAAAAACACAATTACGGCCTTAGGATTTTCTCTATTTACTTTAATATTGTCCTGTGAAGCTAGGGCATATGATTTAGATTTCACTAATCTTTATGTGTTTGGTGATAGCCTATCGGATTCTGGCAATACCTTCAATATCACTAAGGCAGGGAATCAGGTAAATCCCACCATTCCCATCATCCCCCAGAGTCCACCCTACTTTCAGGGCCGTTTTAGCAATGGTCCGATCTGGGTAGATTATCTAGCAGATGCTCTGGAGATAGAGGTGAAGCGATCTACTGATTTGTCCTTGGTTTTACCAGATTCCCCGACACTTTCTCCCATCACTATCACTCCCGATAGTCCTCGGGTGAGTTTTTTCTTCAATGGTGGGACGACTCATCAAAGCGTAAACTTTGCTGTTGGTGGTGCTCAAACCGGAGTGTCTGGCCTTGGTGAGTTCGAAGCTTTGTCCCCGGGATTACTGACCCAAGTAGCAGGGTTCACCAATGACCTAATCCGATCTGATCAGATGGCTGACCCCAACGCTCTCTATATTCTGTGGTTGGGTGGCAATGATTATCAGAGTATGGATATTCCTAATCCTACTCAGGTCGTGGGCAATATAGAGACAGCGCTGAACTCCCTGTATAACTTTGGTGCTCGCAATTTCCTAGTGCTTAACTTACCAGATTTGGGAAAGATACCTCAATCACTGAGACTAGATAGTGTATTATCGTCTAGCCTCACAGATTTGACCGAGCAGCATAACTCTGTATTGGACTCCACCCTTAACATTTTGAGGCAATCTTTACCTGACATTAACCTGATATCCGTTGATCAGTATGACCTATTTAATCAGATTTTGACCAATCCTGGAAACTTTGGTTTCACGAATGTGACCGAAGAGTGCTTAGATGGAACAACGTTTATTGCTTGTGCTAATCCAGACGAGTTTTTATTCTGGGATAGCACCCACCCAACGACAGCTGGCCATCAGATCCTAGCGAAATTCACCTTAGCAGCACTGAAGTCCCAAGACAAGGCTGAGACTAAGGCTGAGTCTAAGTCTGTACCAGAACCAGCGTCTTCTGCCTCCTTAGGAGTGATAGGGCTGGCCTGGTTGTTTCGGAAACAGTTCAATAAATCCTGCTAG
- a CDS encoding SGNH/GDSL hydrolase family protein, with translation MKNAITAFGFSLFTLILPFEARAYDLDFSNLYVFGDSLSDPGNVFNISKASNQVNPTIPITPQSPPYFQGRFSNGPIWVDYLADALDIEVKPSTDLSVLLPDSPILSPITITPDGPRASFFFNGATTTQSVNFAFGGSTTGLAGIGQFGAFLPGLLTQVAGFTNDLIVSDQMADPNALYILWSGSNDYRSFDPPNPTQVVGNIETALNSLYNFGARNFLVLNLPDLGKIPQGLRLGSVLSTGLTDLTEQHNSLLDSTLNVLSQSLPDINLIFFDEYDLFNQVVTNPGNFGFTNVTGTCLDEATFIACANPDEFIFWDSTHPTTASNQILAEFTLAALKSQDKADSKSVPEPVSSGSLGVIGLAWLFRKQLNKSY, from the coding sequence ATGAAAAACGCAATTACGGCCTTCGGATTTTCTCTATTCACTTTAATTTTGCCCTTTGAAGCTAGGGCATATGATTTAGATTTCAGTAATCTTTATGTATTTGGTGATAGCCTATCGGATCCTGGCAATGTCTTCAATATCAGTAAGGCAAGCAATCAGGTAAATCCCACCATTCCCATCACTCCCCAGAGTCCACCCTACTTTCAGGGACGTTTTAGCAATGGTCCGATCTGGGTAGATTATCTAGCAGATGCTCTGGACATAGAGGTCAAGCCATCTACTGATTTGTCGGTGCTGTTACCGGATTCCCCCATACTTTCTCCAATCACTATCACTCCCGATGGCCCGAGGGCGAGTTTTTTCTTCAATGGTGCGACGACTACTCAAAGCGTAAACTTTGCTTTTGGTGGTTCTACAACCGGATTGGCTGGGATTGGTCAGTTCGGGGCGTTTTTACCGGGATTACTGACCCAAGTCGCAGGGTTTACCAATGACCTGATCGTATCTGATCAGATGGCTGACCCCAACGCCCTCTATATTCTGTGGTCAGGTAGCAATGATTACCGGAGTTTTGACCCTCCTAATCCTACCCAGGTCGTGGGGAATATAGAGACAGCACTCAACTCCCTGTATAACTTTGGTGCTCGCAATTTCCTAGTGCTTAACTTACCGGATTTGGGAAAGATACCTCAAGGGCTGAGGCTAGGTAGTGTATTATCGACTGGCCTCACGGATTTGACCGAGCAGCATAACTCTTTGTTGGACTCCACCCTTAACGTTTTGAGCCAATCCTTACCTGACATTAACCTGATATTCTTTGATGAGTATGACCTATTTAATCAGGTTGTGACCAATCCTGGAAACTTTGGTTTCACGAATGTGACGGGAACCTGCTTAGATGAAGCAACGTTTATTGCCTGTGCTAATCCAGACGAGTTTATATTTTGGGATAGCACCCACCCAACGACAGCTAGCAATCAGATCCTAGCGGAATTCACCTTAGCAGCACTGAAGTCCCAAGACAAGGCTGATTCTAAGTCTGTACCTGAACCAGTGTCTTCTGGCTCCTTAGGAGTGATAGGGCTGGCCTGGTTGTTTCGGAAACAGTTGAATAAATCCTACTAG